Proteins from one Nakamurella multipartita DSM 44233 genomic window:
- a CDS encoding carbohydrate ABC transporter permease: MTQTIGAAHPEPPTIDQLGRLSFRQRRFTKSRQSQRIAAAWMVTPAAALMLVFIIIPIVLTFVLAFTNAKLISPTGPRFVGFDNFARLFGDPIFWKSLRNTLLFAVFVVPIQAGLALVLALLINVKIRGVNFFRTVYFLPVVTSMVVVSLLWKFLYQPDGLINNFLAVFGIDGPDWLGNPNTAMISILIMSVWQGVGFHMVIWLSGLQTIPQDMYEAGAIDGANNWQRFRYLTWPALRQTRTFILITITIQAFALFTQIQVMTEGGPLDSTSTIVFQAVRTGFDLQQTGYASALSLVFFILVLVVSLVQRFLTRDKDVKK; this comes from the coding sequence ATGACGCAGACAATCGGGGCTGCCCACCCCGAACCACCCACCATCGATCAGCTCGGCCGGCTTTCCTTCCGGCAGCGGCGCTTCACCAAAAGCCGCCAGTCGCAACGGATCGCCGCTGCCTGGATGGTCACCCCGGCCGCGGCCCTGATGCTGGTCTTCATCATCATCCCGATCGTGCTGACCTTCGTGTTGGCGTTCACCAACGCCAAGCTCATCTCGCCGACCGGTCCCCGGTTCGTCGGATTCGACAACTTCGCCCGGCTGTTCGGCGATCCGATCTTCTGGAAGTCGTTGCGCAACACCCTGTTGTTCGCCGTGTTCGTGGTGCCGATCCAGGCCGGCCTGGCCCTGGTGCTGGCGCTGCTGATCAACGTCAAGATCCGCGGGGTCAACTTCTTTCGCACCGTGTACTTCCTGCCGGTGGTCACCTCCATGGTGGTGGTGTCGCTGCTGTGGAAGTTCCTCTACCAACCCGACGGCCTGATCAACAACTTCCTGGCCGTCTTCGGTATCGACGGTCCGGACTGGCTGGGTAATCCGAACACCGCGATGATCTCGATCCTGATCATGTCGGTGTGGCAGGGAGTCGGGTTCCACATGGTCATCTGGCTGTCCGGCCTGCAGACCATCCCGCAGGACATGTACGAAGCCGGGGCCATCGACGGAGCCAACAACTGGCAGCGCTTCCGCTACCTGACCTGGCCGGCCCTGCGCCAGACCCGCACCTTCATCCTGATCACGATCACCATCCAGGCCTTCGCCCTGTTCACCCAGATCCAGGTGATGACCGAGGGCGGCCCGTTGGACTCGACCTCGACGATCGTCTTCCAGGCCGTGCGCACCGGATTCGACCTGCAGCAGACCGGCTACGCCTCGGCGCTGTCGCTGGTCTTCTTCATCCTGGTGCTGGTGGTTTCCCTGGTCCAACGCTTCCTGACCCGCGACAAGGACGTGAAGAAATGA